AGACATTTGCAAACCAAGGCAACTTGGAGGATAACTTTATCTGCTAATAGCCACTCATGGTTTCAGCTAATACAGAACATAAAGTGGGTGAATGTCCTCAAAATTGTTAATCTAAACTAAGGTAAGACAGATAAATGTAAGGGCATAAATATTTTGACCCTGAAGAATGTAAATTTGTATACAAAAATAATGCGTAACTAAAACTAAAGCTAAATTCAAACGAATGGCACTGACAATCGGTGATACCAAAATGCACTAATAGCAACTCAAAACTTGGAAAGAACTTGGTGAGCAGGACGCATGTATACATGGAGTATCATAAAACAGATGGCAACATATATATCATTCCTAGCAAAAAGGTTCAAAATCCCAACTCCCAAGTTCAAATATCCATAACAGAATGCCTAAATTGGTTGAGACCTTATCGATTACAAAATGCCTAAATAAAGGAATGTCTAAAATTCTGGTGGCATAGAAGAAATTTATCCACGAACCAGCAAGGAGAGAATTCTTATTGAAAACCCAAGTTACTTGAGTTTAATTGATAAAGCCAAAATAGTGAACCAACCATTATTGCGACCAATCATCCGGAGAGGATGTGAGTGAGGGCAACCGTTTGTTTTATCTAGTTGAATACATCATGCCACAAGGTTTGAGCCAGCTAGGTTCGTTGCCACACTTATCCAGCGCAGCAGGAGACCAAAGAATTTCAAGAGGGGATAAAATAATACCTAATGTGTGGTACTTGTAGCACGAGACTAGGCCGAGTCAAATAATTAGGGCTGGCTGAGGCAATCATACGTTCGTACACACCAACCACAAGATGATATTTTTCTTTTCTGAGGGTGATCCGGAGTCGGAATGGACCGATGGCTACTAGGAGATATTATTGTAGTAACCGGTCAAAGAAACCAAGGCATCATTCCTTACCTGAAGAAGCGTGAGCTGTGCTGAGAGCGTGGTGGCCTCCGTCTGCAGCGTCTGCACCTTCCTCTCGAGCTCACTGGTGTACTTGATCTTCCTctccttggacctcgccgccgactGCCGGTTCGCCAGGATCCTGCGCACCGCAGACCACGGCGGAACCACGATTTAATCCCAAAATTACACCTCGATTCAACAATAAGATACCCTCGAAACATCAAAGCGCGACAAGGATACGGATCTCGAAACCACAGATCAACTCGAAAGTACAGCACAAACTAAGGGAGACAGCTCGGGAAAAATCTCCACACCTCTTGGCGCGCTTGGGGTCGAGGAGCGCGAGCTCGGCGAGCTTCTCGGCGGGCACGGCCTTCTTGGCGTAGTCCGGGAGCACGCCAGGCGGCGCGGACTCACCCTCGAACGGCGAGGTGGCCCCGTCCATGGAGCCGCTCCGCTTGTGCCCCGCCACGCCCCCTCCCTGCAGCGAGAGGCCGTCGAAGAAGGCGGCGTCGAGGGAGAGGCTCCTCATGTGCGCCCCGCTCGGCGGCCTGGGCGCCGACGGTTGCTGCTgcagcggctgcggcggcggggcggggcgcgtGGGCTGCTGGGGCTGCGGCGTCGGGTCGGACGCGGCGGGGGAGTCGTCGGAGAGCGAGGGGAAGTCGATGTCGGAGAAGCCGAAGTCGGCGTCCGGGTCCAGAAGGAGGTCCGCGTCGGGGAGGCGGATGAACGTCTCGGAGTGGGCGCGCCGGTGGTGCCCGCGCGCGggggcgccgcccccgccgccgaaCGCGGAGGAGGACGGCGCCGGAGGGGGAAGGAACGCGTCCATGGCCGGTCGGTCAGCGCCCCGCCGCGGCGGGTGTGGTGGGGAGGGTGGGGGCTGCactgctgcagcctgcagggggGATGCCTGCCGGGATGGGTAGGTGCGCGTCGAGCAGCCGTCGCGGTCGCGCggtgggagggagggagggagtagTACGGGGGGCAGGGCAGGGTAGGAGAGCGGCGGGGGCGCCGCGCGGCTGGCCGCCGCGTGGACCCGGCCCACGAGTCACGAGGCGGAGCCGACGGCGGCTGGCCGTTACTGGTGCATGCGGAGAGCGCAGGGAGGAGTACGCGGCGGTGGGAGCGGGCGATGACTCCCCGTGGAGCCGTCATGTTTTTCTGGCTGGACCAGGTGCGTGCACCCGGAGCCAGCGTGCTCCCCGGTTCGGACGGCGGGAGGCGGCCGTGGTCCGTGCGGCCGGTGCACGGGGGTGGAGGGGTGAAACGGTAACTCCACACGCGTGGAGGAAACCGCCGCGTGGTTCACCTGTCTGTCGGTCGCTATGGTCGCCGGTGGTAAAATCCCGCGGCCCGGCGATGCGCGCTGCGCATGAAGGGTGGGGCCGAGTCCTGCGGGGCCCGTTGGTCGGTGACTGTTCGAGGTTCCGCTTGCCGGTGGCTGCGGGAAGCGGTGGGGCCCACGGGCAGTCCGCGGCAGAGGTCGCACGGCGCCGAAAGCCACAAGCGGCTCGCGCACGTGTCAACTAAGCCTTGAGAGCCGACGCGTACAGTATGTGAGAGTGAGGCCCCACGATCCTAATTTCTTCAAATAAAAAAAGGGCCCCCGATCCTATCAAGCCGTGAAGCTAATTTCAGTTTAAACCAAAGCTTAATTAAAATTTAAAAGCTTCACAATTCTAGACTCATATTTTTAAAAGTACTACAAATttaaattatatatatatagctttTGATCCTGTTAGCCCATAGCAACCTTGCATCCTAGTGCCACCAAGCTCCAAGCAACGTGAGATTTACGTATGGAACACCATATTTTTTAGGAGAACTACGGCGGCCAAACTGCCAGTCCGAACGATATATTATAATGTGTGGCAAGCCACAAAATACCACAACAACTGCTAGCGCAGCTCAACACATGAGGAATAACAAATTACACATGATGTTGCAAGCACGATGCAATAAATAAGAAGAAAGACTACAGAAAGGAAGAACACAACTCTCAAATTGAACCAAAGACTAAGACCTGCACCGGCCAAAGGCAATCCACCATTCTCCATTGAGCACCGCAACCAAGCAACATACTTACCAGCTTTGCAAAAATCAATACGCTACCCACCACCCCTTGTAGCTACCCCTTGTAGCTACGCCTCGCTGCTACCGCCCTCCATCGTCCAACAACGGAAGGAAGCCTCGAAGGAATGAGGGACCGCCACAACAGGTGGGGACTAATGATTGGGAGAACACTCATCAAAGCTTCACCGGAAAAACTGATCTCCCTTCAAGCTAATGGCATCACCTTTTGCAGAACATCCGGGTTCCCGTCTACCGCCATCCGACACCCAACAAGGGGAGGAAGCCTCGAAGGAGGGAGGGCTGGCAATAAGGAGCGCTCCGCATTTGATTTGATGAGACCAACAACAAGGAGAGCAGCGACGAAGAAGAGGTGCCAGAAACGAGCACAAAATGAACCATGAATGCCATCAACAAACACGCAGCTCAAGGACCGAGGCCAAAGGAGAAGAAGACCCTGTAGCTTAGGCACTTGCGAGATGGAGGTCCGAGCAGAGATCGGGACCTCCCCGCATACCGGGCATGACACTTCCGTTGTCAGACCGCCGCAAAGACAAGCAGCTACAAGGTAAATGAGCGGAGACAAGACCATCGAGAATTCACCGGATCAGCTAGTCGAGGTAGGGCACCTCCCCAAGTGGAGGTGGGGCACCTCCCACGCATCGGGCATGACACTTCCGTTGTGCAGCAATGGTGAATCCTCGATAACTTGCACCTGGGATCCTGAAAGCTCGACCCCGGAGACCAAGACCCTGCACCCCGTGCGCCCCTAGTCGTACGACCAAGGCTACTCACCCGTGGCCATCGCAAGTCAACACAGAGCGGTGGTaggccctcaccaatgaagggAAGCACAATCGGCGAGCCGACGACCAACAAACAACAGAAGGAGGGGGCTTCGGCGATGTGCCCCCTACAGCACCAGATCCGCACCCCCATGGTGTAGATCGGCCTCAGTTGAGGCTAGGCCCAGCCTCCACGGCCCTGGACCCGATTGGGACAAGCCCGCCTAGAACTGGGGAGGAAAGGAACCCCATCGCCGAGCAGACCTGCCACTGCCAGAAGGAAGTTGCCGCGTGGAGGATCTGGCACTAGCGGCGCCTGGGAGCAGGAGGAGGGGCGTGATGGCAGTGgctgcggcgggggcgcggcggccgcgacgGCATGGAGGATAAGGACGTTGAGGAGAaaggccccgccgccgccatcctagCAGCCGCGCGGACTTCCGACGGCTACTCCGACAGTGGCGAAAGTAGGGGAGCTTGGGAGGGGGCGGTAGCAGCGAGGGCAGGGGACCttaggagggggcggcggcgggggtggggctgaaagtgcatttggccctCTAAGTGGATTTTGATATTGATGACATGcataattaaggagctaataTATTTATCGAGCTGTGGATAGGTtaaaattcaataaaatgaaataGTTGCGTGAAAAGGTGCCAATCTACTTGATAGatggtgatggagctcaaaacaagatctttaattattttatattttgaatttgactATAGGAAACAccatactattaagagggatacGAATGGATAGCTTGAAGATGTCAAAGTGCTCAATTGAGATTTTAACTACCTAAGAGAGATTCAAAATCACATACTTGTGCTCTTAGTTTTCTCACGACTTagtgtgtgtcggaagttcctACCATGGGTCGGAAGTTCCAACCCCTATCGGAAGTTGGTTAATAGTTCCGACAGAGGGATTAGGGTCGGAAGTTCCCACCCTATGTCAGAAGTTCTGACAAGAACTTAACCAGCACACTAACAGCTAATTTTTAGGgctcgggtatttataccccctcagcccCTTCATCATTTGCCGCTAACCTGCATGAGAAAAACACCTCCTTGTGCTTCCAAAATACTTCCCCAATCCCTACAAGAGATAATCCTTGAGTTGATTCGAGCTAGGGTTTGGGTAAGAGCAAGATTGAGGTATGAGACTTGAGCATTTGAGTGAGAAGGCAGCCacgtgtcggtgttttaccgccacgcccaccgagggatacctccgaggtggtgagtttgtaggtagggtgtcgccgagatcaggaactcgaaggtgcaaggatgGCTCCAAACCAAAATAAGTTTAGTGTCTTTAACTTCATTTGGGAGGAAATTATCATATGCTCAGTGTCACTCAAAAAGAATTATCACTATGCTCCATATATGTTTGCTATGATCAAATATATGACAGGTGTTGAAATCTTGACCGATAAGGTCCATCAAATTTATAAGTCAAAGAAAAGTCAACTTCAGCATCTCCTGAAACTTGAAGCTCATGCACCTCGCCGCTCCACTCAAGAACCATCACATGTCCCTTCTAACTCTCATGGTCCATCTAGCTCTGGTCCATCCAGCTCACAAGATCCTTCAAGATCTCATGGTCCGCCTCCTCGTGCCCCAGAAAGGAATCTAAGTTTCATCTCTCAAGTCTAGTTTGCATACTTCAACGTGCACCATCACAATGTCCAAGAAATTCATGCTCATAGGAAGTATGTGGATGAGCAATTCTTGAAGATGGAGGAAAGGCAAAAAGCTCTTATGGCAAAGAATGATACGCCTCACTCTCCGATTCATGCTCCACTGGACTTCCCTCCCCCTCCAACTTTCTATAACCTTTGGGAGGAGCTTGGCAGCTCATCTATGATGTTTGGTGCTCCTCAAATGGATGATGATGATACTGAGGAGGATTTGGACGGCCGTGAGGAGAcggatgaagaggaagaagatgacgtGCCCGCAGCCGGCACACCCACGGATGAAAAAGAAaatgatgatgaagatgatgaggacGATGAGTGATGGCTATGGCAGGGCCTCTTCTTTTTAacacttgatgccaaaggggaaGTAAGCTCACCATAGGCCATATGTGGATGTTGGGCTTTATCTATCTATTTAGCATCTAGTAGCTTGTGGATAAATAAGACTTGTATTTGTGTTATGTGTGGTGGTGTGCAAAGCGAGACTTTTAAATTTGTAAGACTTATTTATGTTTATCTATACTTGTGCGATCTTAGAACTTATTGCCTGTATGATGATCATGACTTGATGTAATGTTTATTTTTACTTTATTTTTATGATATTTCTTGTCATATACATCACGATAATATTTCTCACACTATGCACCCCACGAATGCAATGATATAGAAGGAGCTCTATTAATATGTGCAAATGGTATTTGAGATCATTTTTTTATTCTATCTTGAAAAATGCACATATTAATGGGGAGTTCAACTATATGATTGAATTCAAGATGGTTTATGGTATTACTTGTGAGTCTTaattatgttgtcatcaatcaccaaaaaggggagattgaaagtgcgtttggccccctaagtggttttggtgttgatgatatGCGTAATTAAGGAGCTTATGTGTTTATCGAACTATGGACAGGTTAAACTTCgatgaaataaaatatttgtgtGAAAAGACGCCAATCTAGTTGATAGACGGTGATGGAGCTTAAAAGAAGAAGATCTTTAattattttctattttgaatttgagtatagaaaataCCGTATtattaagagggatgcgaaTGGATTGCTTGAAAATGTCAAagtgcttaattgagatgtTAACTACCCAAAAGAGATACAAAATCACATACTTGTTCACTTAGTTTTCTCACTGACTCAGTGTGTGTCGGAAGTGAGTTAATAGTTCTGACAGGGGTTTTCGGCCGGCTGTTTTAATtagggtcggaagttccgaccccaTGTCGGAAGTCACGACAATCACTTGACCAGCACACTGACGGCTGGTTTTTAGGACTCggatatttataccccctcaacCCCTCCTTCATTTGCTGCTTATCTACACGAGAAAAATACCTCCTTGAGCTTCCAAAATACTTACCCAATCCCTCCAAGAGCTAATACTTGAGTT
Above is a genomic segment from Panicum hallii strain FIL2 chromosome 8, PHallii_v3.1, whole genome shotgun sequence containing:
- the LOC112902872 gene encoding transcription factor VIP1-like isoform X1 — its product is MDAFLPPPAPSSSAFGGGGGAPARGHHRRAHSETFIRLPDADLLLDPDADFGFSDIDFPSLSDDSPAASDPTPQPQQPTRPAPPPQPLQQQPSAPRPPSGAHMRSLSLDAAFFDGLSLQGGGVAGHKRSGSMDGATSPFEGESAPPGVLPDYAKKAVPAEKLAELALLDPKRAKRILANRQSAARSKERKIKYTSELERKVQTLQTEATTLSAQLTLLQRDTSGLTTENRELKLRLQAMEEQAKLRDALNDALREEVQRLKIAAGQVPSMNGNPYNGGLPQQQQQMASYFSQPQQMQYFGGHQGQHQHHRNSSNGGGQSLSDSMDFM
- the LOC112902872 gene encoding transcription factor VIP1-like isoform X2; translated protein: MDAFLPPPAPSSSAFGGGGGAPARGHHRRAHSETFIRLPDADLLLDPDADFGFSDIDFPSLSDDSPAASDPTPQPQQPTRPAPPPQPLQQQPSAPRPPSGAHMRSLSLDAAFFDGLSLQGGGVAGHKRSGSMDGATSPFEGESAPPGVLPDYAKKAVPAEKLAELALLDPKRAKRILANRQSAARSKERKIKYTSELERKVQTLQTEATTLSAQLTLLQRDTSGLTTENRELKLRLQAMEEQAKLRDGMS